Within the Setaria viridis chromosome 3, Setaria_viridis_v4.0, whole genome shotgun sequence genome, the region TGCACGCCGAGTAGCAGCTAGTTCAATGCCGAACCTACTGCACGCTTCTGTACATGTATGTGTATATCTGCGTGCATGTGCCCGTGTTGTGTATGTGTACGCGACGCAGAAGAGAAGagggggagagaagagagagatcGAAGGACCACCCCCACCCTGCCCCTGCatggccggctgctgctgcgacgCAATCTTAATGTTTTGTCTTTACCCATAACATTCCAAGTGTTGTCATCTCCCTCTTACACCCGCAGGCACGTGGGCCCAACACTGATCCCTTCCATGAAGGTCGCAGGCAGAGATCAGTGGCAGCCCTGGCCTCTCGCTCCTCGTCGACGAGACGCGCCTCTGGCTCCACTGGAAAAGCGAATTAACAATCCTGTCACGCATTGACTTGTGCTTGGATCATAGCTAGCTCAGTTAAGTGCCCATCCGATCAAGTTAACGCCTACCAATCAGTGGGGCACACGGGCTGTACAAGCGCGGGCACCAGGGTACAAGCAGTGGAATAGATGCTGCCATAACAACACATATATGTACGAAATTCTTAGATGTTTTTCCTGCGCGCATTTGGGATTTGGCACCACATTTAATTTGCTACGACCGCCATAAATAAAGGCAATCAACGAGATATCACAAGATAGCAACAAATAAAACCCAGCTTGTGATTGATATATCATGTAGACGATGGTCCTCTCTCGTACTACTGTTTTTACTGGTGTTTGCGGCTCACGAGTACTTTTCTCTCCGAAATAGTACAAACACGAACGCTCACAAACTCACGCACACTCAATCCTATGAATAGACACGCAATCCTACCTTTACGAGGACCTCCAAGGGACTGAATCGGCAGAATCTTGAGATTGTACGTGCGAGCACTAGTTATGAGCTCAAACCCTGGTAGGCATATTCCACCACAATAAATCTTACCAGCTGAGCGCTTAGTTCGCGCGGCTCACAAGTGCTTGTTATGGCTTGAATAGGTGTTGCCATCATTCTTCAACGTATGTCAACAAGGAGGAGGATGGCATCGAGCTCGGGGGTAAAAGGGCAGGGTCAGGCTGGACAAAAAACCACTTTCTTTTGGTCCATCCCAGGGGCGGATCTTAAGGGAGGGCTAGGGGGCTCTACTGCACAAGACCTCCATAAAgcaaaggaagaagaggaggagaagagaggaaaatgaaggaaaaaaaaaagaggaagaaggggtgaagatagaggaggaggaagaagcaagcCCTCCTAACCTTAAACCTTGCCTCCACCACTGGTCTGTCCAATAAGTCTGGGCTCAGGCCAGGCTCTCCAACCTTCATTCAAGTGTGAAATTAGCGAATTTTAATATTTCAGATCTAGCCTTTATTTTCTCAAGCTAACCATCAAAATCAACGCAAGCTCAGACTTAaatcaggccttgtttagttgcccaactttgggatgcccaaattactgtagcaacactgtagcgttttatttgtatttgtaaattattgtccaaatattgaccaattaggctcaaaagattcgtctcgcaaagtacaacaaaactgtgcaattagtttttgatttcgtctacattcagtactccatgcatgtaccgcaaatttgatgtgatggagaatcttctttttgcatagtgccaaatttggaatttggaggtgaactaaacaaggcctcagtTGGGTCAAGCTTAGTCCACTAGGTTCGGGCCTGTATTTTTCTCCATATCGATGGATGATTCTTCTTTCGAGAGAGGTAGGCTTGGCTTGGAGATAGAGGAGGCGGAATATGAGGAGGAGCGGTTGTCAGACTCAAGGTGCAATAAAGATTATGATGAGGTGACGCCCGACTTCATTTTGATGTTTTTTCCTGCATGCATTTGGGATTTGGCACCACATTTAATTTGCTACCAATGCCATAGAGGCAATTAATGAGATATATCACAAGATGGCAACAAAATATTCCCAGCTTGTGATTGATATATCATGTAGACGATGGTCCTGTCGTATTACTGTTTCCACTAGTGTCTGTGCCTCTCAGGTGCTTATCATGGCTTAAATAGGTGTTGCCATCACTCTTCAATGATTGTCAAcgagggtgatgatgatgatgggcgATGGCGATAAGAGAACTCGCGATAAAAGGCCAAGGCCGGACCGACGAAAAAAATTGCTTTCGTTTTATTTTGTTCCTTGAATCCAGTGGCTAGTTTGTCCGATAAATCCTTGGGCTAGGCTCGGGGTCAGACCGTGCTTTCCAACCTTCAAATGTTAAACTAACTAATTTTAGTATTTTGATCTAGCCTTATTTTTTCAGACCATCAAAATCAGCGTAAGCTCAGACATAAATCAATGTTGGGTTCGGGCTTGTATTTTGCTCCAACTAGTGGTTGAGATGGCGGATTTCCACGCCTAGGGCTACTTACCAGAGCGTTTAAACCATCCAAACTAGCCCACATAGCCCTAGtcatatttataaaaaaaaattgcatgatTTAGAGTATATCTGACTCCAACTAGATCGATGATTCTTCCTTCGAGAGGATGACCTTGGCATGGAAACaccagggggggggggggggggggggggggggggggggaggtgcGGCTACCAAAGGAGGAATCCGATGATGACTCAAGCTACAATAGCAATGATGATGAGGTGACGCCCGAGTTCATTTTGGCTTGATCTAAAAAAAGGTTCATTTTGGCTTCATTCATATGAAGTGCATGCTAGCTTTGTATTTTATCACCTTTTGGTTTTTATAATGTATTTGTAACATGTAGCAAAAAGTATGCTATTATGACACTACATTTTGATATATATCAATCTCCATAATAATTTTCAAATGTCCAAAttcaacacacacaaaaaaatgatttatttttagaaaacctCAAAGGGTCACTTGTTTTTGTATGGAAGGAGAAATACGATACAAAAGCTATACATAGATATAATATTAATGTATCATAAACAATGTCGATTATTGCCTATCACGAGGTGGTCTCCTATCGATCTGCCACTTAGTttatatattttaatttttcttattTGAGAGGTTTCCCTTCgtaccaaattactatttattttgacttttctagatacatagctctTGATATACACGATAGTCCGAAGTCTGCTTTTCCACGACGGTGAATGGCCTACTTTTGCACTTTGCAGGCTGCTTCCAAAGACAGCATTGGGCCTTACATGGATTATGTAAGGGCCCAGGTCCCTACTTACCGCCCACGTAACTATGGGCTGGAGTTATTACTATGGTTTATGGCCCTTTGGTCCGGCAGACTGGAAAAGTACATAACCAGCATTGGGCTGGAGCAAATACTCcattcttttttcaaaaaatatcaaattcaaaTAAATATGGACGACTGGATTCTAGCTGCCTGGATAATCGAGAGTCACGGATATTCTTCCACCAGATTATTCCAATTACGATCAGGTGAGTTCAGCAAAATGCCACGGAATAGCAGGGTCTTGTTTGGCCGAGTTTCCAGAGTTGATTCTCAGCTGAATCCAGCAAAAGCtttgccaaacagttttttagagagaaatgatgattctgtgaagtgattctctaaaatgaacagttttttagagagaagagattgggagctgaaaaaagtaacttctcttgattctgtgaagtgattctccatcctgattttaagagtttatgctagagaatcaaaaagaatatcctgattttaagagtttacgctagagaatcaaagagaatcactttcagccataGAATTACTTCTTCCAGAGAATCAGACGGAACTCTACCAAGCAAGATCCTACATCAGCTTGTCAGTTTGGAGAATATCTGGAGTATGTTTCCACTGTCCAGGTACTCAGTTGAATCAAAATGCTTGCAAATGTTTGGATCCTTCGTAATCTGGTTGAGCAAACCATCGCCGCAACCACTTCACTTCCAGTATTCAGTTACTGGCGAGAGCAAGGCAAGCTCCTAGTGATCACAAGAAATCAAAATGTTTACATGTGTAGTTTAGAAATCATAATTCATATGATCAGTATTTCTAGCAGTTGAACCCAGGGAAAAGATTTCACTTGCCATGCCTGACAGTACTGTAAGAAGACACAAATGATGGAAAGCAGAAAATACTTAGCCAGAACAAAAACTCAGTCCACTCAAACAAGGCCAAGGAAAGCAACACACCCCAAGATATCCTACACTCATTCAACCCAAAATATGATCCAGAAAAACATCACTGAGAATAAgtgcaagttttttttctttttccaaaaggAGCAGCTGGTAGGATTTAACACTAAGATATCTACATGTCATGAAACACTTGGACAGTTGGACAGACAGGAGCAGCAGAGCACACATTCCGAAAAACAAGTCCACAAACGACACTGATATTCTTAAACCTCACCACAGAGGATTTAAATCCGAAGAAGCTGGTGTTTGGCATGACAAGAAGCTGATCCCCAGTCGGCACTTATCCTTTGGAAGTGCTATCAAGAAGCTTGAGCTCTAACTGATGTAACCTTTACTTCATATTTTGCATCAGCCCATTTTCAGATGGATTCTTTTGCGGCTTTCAGTTTGTTAACAGTACTCAGACTTTGCCAGGAGCAAGGATCTTCCTCTTTAGGCAGTGTTCTTGCCTTAAGAAAAAAGAACCCCATTGCCATTTTTCATTGAATAACAAGGGCTAGAACAAAAATCAAGATTCATCAGGCTCGCCAGCCAGATAATATGTTTCGGTTTTGACATGTGTAAGCTTCATACTACTTTTCATGTCCTTGAAGGATAAATGCAAAAGTTAGAAGATAAAGATAACTAACTGCCAGCAATCCATAATGGTTCGAATGCTGGCAGCTTGGCTTACACAACACCCTTTTCCTAATTTGTGTTGCAAAGACAAATAAGAAATCTTGATATGGAGTGATTAGAGCAAGAGTGCTAGGAATGTTATTTCAGATTCTATCGGTACAGACACGTTATGATTTTATCACATACATGTTGGTGGGCTTGTACAACAGACCAAAggctagaaaaatcaaaatggcaTATTGCACAGGACTTCTGCAAATTATTTTTACCAAACTCACATCAGAGTGTGTAGCCAGTGATTATTGCGCACCTTGAATATCTAGGCAGAAACTGGCCAATGAACGTCCAACTTTGCATCCAATCAAGGATCAGATACTGTCAAGATGTAAATTTTGGATCTTGATCACTGCTAAAGAATTGTGCCACTGCTCCGAACCTGATGTGAACCTTTGGCCTACTAATCCAAGCAGCATCATGAAAATATCAGCCAATATGCAACTTTGCATCCACTAGAGATCCACATAGTGTCGGTAAAATTCAAATTCTGAATCTTGATCGACATTGCATCCAATAAAGCAAACATACAGCTACAAGTTCACAATTGCTCAATGAACAGAGCTTTGGCACTTATTACCTTCCTCCAGCAATGGAGGCTGCCAGGTCGACGTCGTCGTCCACCTCGAAGAAATGCCAGCTCGTCTCGTTGAACGCGCGGGCGAAACAATCGTCGTCATCCAAATCCCCCGTCTCGCCGACCCGCTCCTCGCACGCGAACCGCCCGACCGCAAGGACGTGCGCGGCCTTGGCGGCGGGGCCCGAGCGGTTGTCCTCGGCCTGGAGGGCGTACCGCCGGAAGCTGTTGCCGAGTACGCAGACGCGTCGGAGCTGAGCGGGTGAGTCCCAGttggcggcgaggagcgcgtcGTAGAGCGACGCCTCGCAGTGGGGCATGTAGAAGAGCGTGGGCTcctccacgcggcggcggcacccgtCGTCGACGCTCGGTACGGAGAACCCGAGCTCTGCGGCGACCGCGCACTCGACGGCGGAGAGGACGGGGTCGAAGAGGTCCGCGGAGGCGGATTCAGGGAGGAAGTCCCGTCGGAGGAGTGCGGCGAGCGCAAgctgggcgcgcgcggcgggggaggaatCGAAGCTGCCGACGCCGAGAAGGGAGAGGCGGGAGggggcgaggacggcgaggcggcgctggagcggggagtccgggaggaggaggcggcggtagAGGCGGGAGGCCGCGACGCGGGAGAtggcggcgtgggcgcgggcGACGAGGCGGGAGACGCGGGCCGGGTCGAGGGAGTGGTCGGAGGGGGACCAGGGGATTGGGGTCACGGGGAGAGGCGGAGGAGCGTCGGGGTGGCAGGCGGTGGGTGGGGCCTGgcctcgtcggcggccgcggcggcggacgacggtCCAGTCGCCGCCGGCAGTGggggtcgcggcggcggcgggcatggaTTGGTTGGAGATACTGTGAATTGGGATGGTCTGCGGCGGAGATGACCGTCTGATACGAAAGCTCAACGGTCCAGATTTGGCGCGAAGGATTAATTGGTGGTTTAGGGGCGAGAAAGGGTTGGGCCTTTGGTCTGTCTCCGCTCATGGGCTTTCATTGGGCTGTTGCTCTGCTGCCGCTCATGGGCTTTCGATGGGCTCTGCAAACCTTCCGGAAGTTTTTTTCTTATATAACTTCCACTTTGAGATCCGTGCAAAAGTATACATCCAACGACTACGAAACGCGCGAGCCAGCTGTCCAGCATATGGGCGGGCGCTGCCCGCAGAAGGAAAAGATGCTGCCACCTGACTAGCAGCCGTCGGACCTTTGGTTTTGAAACTTTGGTTTCAATTTTCTTTCAAATCGTAAATACGTTTTAGATTCCATTTCCCACTATGTTATTTAGAATTTATACAACAAAATAAGATTGAATATGAATATATTTTGTGTCTTTTTAagaatcaacattttgaatatacaatttcaacattttgaatatatTCATTCAACAATTTCGAtttactatttcaacattttatatgaaaatattGAAGTAGTTTATTAGAATTGTTGAACTTAGTTTTATTAAATGTTGAATCAAGTAGTTTAAAATGTTGAACATGCGAGATCATAAATATTTAACAAAAACAAT harbors:
- the LOC117847324 gene encoding protein SENSITIVITY TO RED LIGHT REDUCED 1 isoform X2; this translates as MPAAAATPTAGGDWTVVRRRGRRRGQAPPTACHPDAPPPLPVTPIPWSPSDHSLDPARVSRLVARAHAAISRVAASRLYRRLLLPDSPLQRRLAVLAPSRLSLLGVGSFDSSPAARAQLALAALLRRDFLPESASADLFDPVLSAVECAVAAELGFSVPSVDDGCRRRVEEPTLFYMPHCEASLYDALLAANWDSPAQLRRVCVLGNSFRRYALQAEDNRSGPAAKAAHVLAVGRFACEERVGETGDLDDDDCFARAFNETSWHFFEVDDDVDLAASIAGGRSLPCSRQ
- the LOC117847324 gene encoding protein SENSITIVITY TO RED LIGHT REDUCED 1 isoform X1 encodes the protein MPAAAATPTAGGDWTVVRRRGRRRGQAPPTACHPDAPPPLPVTPIPWSPSDHSLDPARVSRLVARAHAAISRVAASRLYRRLLLPDSPLQRRLAVLAPSRLSLLGVGSFDSSPAARAQLALAALLRRDFLPESASADLFDPVLSAVECAVAAELGFSVPSVDDGCRRRVEEPTLFYMPHCEASLYDALLAANWDSPAQLRRVCVLGNSFRRYALQAEDNRSGPAAKAAHVLAVGRFACEERVGETGDLDDDDCFARAFNETSWHFFEVDDDVDLAASIAGGRPKVHIRFGAVAQFFSSDQDPKFTS